The following proteins are co-located in the Vanessa tameamea isolate UH-Manoa-2023 chromosome W, ilVanTame1 primary haplotype, whole genome shotgun sequence genome:
- the LOC135194599 gene encoding uncharacterized protein LOC135194599, which yields MVWWRGATHHSLPIHKKPATHFLATDASDVGWGAQLDGKVMSGCWSLYQRRWHSNKKELFAVFAAIKMNSKILVKSHVLIQSDNRTLIAYIRKEGGTKSLALLELTFKLLQLADKFKITLSAYLPGRYNIIADRLSRGKHPVEWHLIPDATAEVFQKWGYPEIDLFASKNTAVVRNYVSIDCKDPSACYTDAFSRPWNYWVAWVFPPPSLLLRVLAHLNNAKGTYLVVAPDWPQVFWLQDLKSRALEPPHELQNLSEVLIDVTTSQPPPQVQTLALKVWKIGGGANK from the coding sequence ATGGTGTGGTGGCGCGGAGCTACTCATCACTCGTTACCGATACACAAAAAACCAGCTACCCACTTCCTGGCAACGGATGCCTCAGACGTAGGTTGGGGCGCTCAACTGGATGGAAAAGTGATGTCAGGGTGCTGGTCACTCTACCAAAGGAGGTGGCACAGCAACAAAAAAGAATTATTCGCCGTTTTCGCTGCTATCAAAATGAActcaaaaatattagtaaagtcACATGTACTGATCCAATCCGACAATCGAACACTGATAGCGTATATCCGGAAAGAAGGCGGAACCAAATCTTTAGCGTTGCTGGAACTGACATTCAAACTTCTCCAACTAGCGGACAAATTCAAAATAACGCTGTCAGCATATCTCCCGGGGAGGTACAACATAATTGCGGACAGATTATCACGAGGAAAACATCCGGTGGAATGGCACCTGATACCCGATGCGACAGCGGAAGTCTTCCAAAAATGGGGGTATCCGGAAATAGATCTGTTCGCGTCAAAAAATACAGCTGTTGTACGAAACTACGTCTCAATAGACTGCAAAGATCCATCGGCATGTTATACAGACGCCTTCAGCAGACCTTGGAATTATTGGGTCGCCTGGGTTTTTCCACCTCCCAGCCTATTACTCAGGGTGTTAGCACATCTGAACAACGCCAAGGGAACTTATCTTGTAGTGGCCCCAGACTGGCCTCAGGTGTTCTGGCTACAAGACCTGAAATCGAGGGCATTAGAACCACCGCACGAGCTACAAAACCTCTCGGAAGTGCTCATAGATGTGACAACATCGCAACCTCCTCCACAAGTGCAAACATTAGCCCTGAAAGTCTGGAAAATTGGGGGTGGGGCGAACAAATAA
- the LOC135194600 gene encoding uncharacterized protein LOC135194600, whose protein sequence is MTITGSRIPLFRKPPLVWPTKIIMDQYATKTSPAMTQVILELEDQNVLQEVGAKSPSFISKLFLRKKSDGSMRPIFDLRELNKYVKTKQFHLISHTDVPDFLQPGDWMIKIDISQAYFHVPMAKSHRPFLRISYHNRIYEMTCLPFGLASAPHLFSSITCWVAETLRAKDCRVLVYLDDFLLVHQDRTKLSLRSAEAVRHLELLGWKVNFQKSVLTPTQDLEYLGIRWLTAKNKMVLPNQKVKCINSALEQIMQKPHMSLRQ, encoded by the coding sequence ATGACAATCACGGGATCCCGAATACCCCTATTCAGAAAACCCCCCCTTGTTTGGcctacaaaaattataatggaCCAGTATGCAACAAAAACTTCTCCTGCCATGACTCAAGTAATTCTCGAACTAGAGGATCAAAATGTTCTTCAAGAAGTCGGGGCAAAATCCCCGAGTTTCATCTCCAAACTTTTTCTCCGAAAGAAAAGCGATGGATCGATGCGCCCAATATTCGATCTCCGGgaactaaacaaatatgtaaaaacGAAACAATTTCATTTGATTTCCCATACAGATGTGCCGGACTTTCTCCAACCTGGAGACTGGATGATAAAGATCGACATTTCGCAGGCTTATTTTCATGTCCCTATGGCAAAATCACACAGACCCTTCCTCAGAATCAGTTATCACAACCGTATTTACGAGATGACGTGCCTGCCTTTCGGTCTAGCTTCTGCTCCGCACCTTTTCTCTTCCATCACATGCTGGGTCGCGGAGACCCTGCGTGCGAAAGATTGTCGAGTGCTAGTCTATCTAGACGACTTTCTTCTGGTGCACCAAGACCGAACCAAGTTAAGTCTTCGGTCTGCGGAGGCCGTAAGACACTTGGAACTGTTGGGTTGGAAAGTGAATTTCCAGAAATCGGTCCTAACTCCAACACAAGACTTGGAATATCTAGGGATACGATGGCTAACGGCCAAGAACAAAATGGTCTTACCAAATCAGAAAGTAAAATGCATCAACAGCGCCCTAGAACAGATTATGCAAAAGCCACACATGAGTCTACGACAATAA